In Alosa sapidissima isolate fAloSap1 chromosome 5, fAloSap1.pri, whole genome shotgun sequence, the genomic stretch cccctccacttctaatcaactacagtaggctattcatcaaacgtctatcgataaaataagcaaaaaatgagtacctaggcctatgttaataatcataaggctatcacaattaatataataaccatatggtagtaggcagacaatctgttttgttttgcaagcaaatacatttagcaaatagtttataaatggaataaagctccttaaaaattaACACGGcggtctgatgtgaatgacagctagctcAACCAATAAGAcgacataattaccattagaattaacttatcttggctgttagcctggtagggaccaggctaggtgcagagaataaatccccatggtaacttatgcaccatctcttttgtgaaaccaagtcgaggctaaattcatccaggataacctaaaaatcccagcttaatcccttatctaggttttgtgaaatacccctctggtgtCACCTGGAAGTACTGATTACAGGTGTGAACTTCCCTTGAGAGGTCTCCTGAAACGCGTATTATGGCCACATTCTTACAATAGTGTTAATGCAAATGTGTGCTGGACCACATGAAAGACGGCCAACTCTACTGATGTCCTCCTCTTGTGACAGTCGATCGGGTTTTGATGTtttatatgtttgtttttgttgttgttgactgcGTTTGTCAATCTGCTCTTCTCTGTACTTGTCAGATAAGTTTAAAGGAGACTTGTACCTCACTGTGAAGCTGCTTCTCCCGGGAGTGGTAAAGAACGTTTACAATCTAAATGACAAACAGATTGTGAAGTTGTTCAGCCGTATATTAAACTGCAACCAGGATGAAATGGTCCGTGACCTGGAACAGGTCAGTCTACCGTCTTAATATGCACGTTTGGTTTGCAAAATTAGAACCAATGCTAAAAGTCCAATGCTGATGTTAGCTGTTTCTAATACAGCTGTGTTTGTAGTATAGCTGAACAAGTACAATAGAGAAAGCATTCAGTCTGGCAGTACTTTTGTTACTTTAAGCCAATTCTGGAATTATCTTAAGTGAGCCTCAGCTTGTATGACTGAAATGAGATTGTGTTGACTTGTTTAGGGGGATGTGTCGGAAACCGTGCGGATGTTTTTTGAGGACAGTAAGTCCTTCCCACCTTCAAACAAGAGTCTTCTCACCCTTCAAGAGGTCGACGCCTCACTGACCCGTCTGGCTCAACTGACCAAGGAAGATGAACAGCAGAATGAGCTACAGGACATAGCCAAAAAGTGAGCCAACATACTTAGTATATTTTTCTACATTTGTTTACAAATGGAAGCTCAGTTCAAAATGATCCTttgtgaatataaatatattttcagTTACAGTTGATGCCTTTGTGCAAATTATTTGAAACCAGTTAGCAGCCATCTCAATGGTCGAAGAACTGATCTGAATTCCTTTCACCTTTAAATCTCTATTAAAATGCATCATTTGTCTTGCCAAGGTCTTTCATACTTTCCCGGGGTGAAAAGATGTTGTCTCAGGGCAACAACCATGATTTCCTTTGTGTTTTGGAGAAATGGACCATAACACAAAGGATTGTGTATCAGTTAATCTGCATGAGAATGTATCCCTCCGTGGGGCttgtgcagcagcagcatccctACATGGttcttttctgtctcttttcagATGCACTGGAAATGATCTGAAGTGTATCATCAGGCTTGTGAagcatgatttgaaaataaactCAGGAGCAAAGCACGTGTAAGTGAGCTCAAAACACACTGGCTACTAATCTCACCGCAGCCACAACAGTCACAGAGATTATGTGCTTTTGACCCAAGCAAATTATTACGGAGTAATTTAACAAATGAAACTGTTACTGCACCTGTATTTCAGGGCCATTGATTTTTATCATTTTGATGCAGATGTGAAGATGTGTAGTTATATCAGGGTTCTCACgagtcatggaatttctggaatatcatggaattttgaaagtctattccagacatggaaagtcagggaattttatcatattttgggcaaagtcatgggatatcagggaattttgctGTATCAGTTTATAATTTACTTGCTAAAatgcattaatacaaatatgttTCCACTCAGAATTGGTCTGTATCTGGTATTAGTTTTACTGCTTTCTTGAGTGGTTATAGTTAGCCCAACTTTCTTAATTCAAtccccatttattcatcttccGCTTTAAAAAAAGTCAAAGATGTTTGAGCGCTACGCAGCTGCTCTTTGGTCAGTTTATTGTACCATTCATcataggtcatggaaattcttttttttttttgtcagagaAGTCATGAAATTTAGACTTAGAGTGGGAATCCTGTTCTATGCATTCATACTACTTTACTCCTTTATACCATTAAAACCATTtgaatgatgattatgatgatgaggaggaggataattgtaacaacaataataataattataataatgatgataatgtGTTCAAaaaagcacacagtacagtacaacaGAATATGTAATACATCATCATTTTACCATTGGATGTTCTTTGTTTGTGTCCTATCATAGGCTGGACGCTGTGGACCCCAATGCCTACGACGCCTTCAAAGCCTCGCGGAACCTGGGTGATGTCATTGAGCGAGTGCTGCGGAACCAGCAGGATGCCTCCAATGGCACCGGGCCCCGCAAGAGTCTGAGCGTGGAGGCCACCCTCATGACCCCGGTGCAGCCCATGCTGGTAAGCACTATATGCATGCTTTTCATTAATGGAGAGCTAGAACAATTCTGATTGTTGAATTAATTGATTGTTGAGGTGCTATCTGGCAGTACAGTAATAGCCGCGTGTAGTAGCCGCGTCCTGTATACCGTGTATTGACATCACCCGTGTATTAACCACAATAGCccaatgaatcagaatcagataaTTGCTTTAATCAGAAAGAAGAATGAAGTAAAAAGGTAGTTTTATTCTTGACAGTTTGACAGCATTTTACACATGATGCCACTGACACCACTGTTAATGTTTCATGCACTTTTGTGGGGCACTGTCCAACTGTCTACCTACCTCCCTACCAGGCCACTTCGAAAGTATCGCTAAGATGTTGGAACACTGCTTTATGAAAATAAATGGCAGTTCGGTTTAAAGTAAGGAGTGCTTTTTCTTTCCTTCCGCAGGCAGAGGCCTGTAAATCTGTGTCAATGGCCATGAAAAAATGCCCCAACGGGATGTACTCCGAGATCAAATATGATGGTGAGCGTGTGCAGGTCCACAAAAATGGAGATCACTTCAGCTATTTCAGCCGCAGTCTCAAACCAGTGCTCCCACACAAGGTCAGTAAAGAACTCTTGGTAAAAAACAATGGTAAAATAATAAAGCTCAGGACAAGCCATATACACACTATGGATCCCTACACTTAACCACTGATTAAAAAAGACTAGATTCACCTTAGTCCTACAACTAAAGTATATAGACAACATAGTAAGGAATAAATGTTTATGAGGTACTTAATGCTGGTCTTTTTCAGGTGGCACATTTCAAAGAGTTCATCCCTCAAGCTTTTGTTGGGGGCCACAGTATGATTTTGGATGCTGAGGTTCTTCTCATTGATACCAATACCAGTAAACCCCTGCCCTTTGGAACACTGGGAGTGCACAAGGTAGCACAGTTGAGAACTTGAGCAGTGCAGTACTTTAGTCAGTCAAGTGCACAGAAAAGCTTTATGTGTCCATATTCTGTTGCAGAAAGCTGCCTTCcaagatgcctgtgtgtgcctgttcgTCTTTGACTGCATCTTCTTTAATGGCGTGAGCCTGATGGATAAGTAAGTATCAGTCATTTCATTACAAGTCACTTTGCATGATCTCTCACTCTGCTAACCACTGAAATTGGACAAGGCCATTTACGCCATTGGAAAAATGCTGTGATTCAGGTTTTCACATGTAATTAATGCTGTGACTCTCACTGAGTGGAGTCTTCAGTGGGCTTGCTGTTGGCAACAAAGCTTGCCCGTTCCCTATAAATTGGCCTCCTAGCTGTACTCATAAAGTTTATAGTGGATATCCTCCTCCTTCTTACATCCAAGAGAGGTTTTAGTTCCCCTGGCTGGTGTGGAGTGCATGCTTTTCAGATCTATAAAAAAagaacatgtctctctctctctctccctttcctgcAAGGGGGTCATTTAATCTTTTATTTGTGCATTTGATTGGTCATGTATCTGATTACTGTAAAGTGTAGACCACGGGGCGTACACTAATCCTTTTCATTGAACCTTTATTTCATTCTCGGAAATGTGACTGCAATCCAGAGAGGGACATTTCACCTCAATATTGATTTGATGATCACATTGGGTCACATGTTGTTCATTTCCTTTTCGGCTCGTGGTGCAACGAGATGACGTACTCTTTACTACCCTCCTTTTCTATTAAGGCCTCTTTGTGAACGAAGAAAGTTTCTCCATGACAACATGGTTGAGGTTCCAAACAGGATATTGTTTTCAGAAATGAAACATGTTACAGTAAGTGTTCTACACACCTGCACCCTCTTTTTCAGGaatatttcatttaaaaactataaaatgtattcatttaggTTATCAATTGGTTGTCTTGTTAAGGTCATAGATATACAATGAATACTGGGTAAATGTCTACAATCTGACTTCACTGACTGATTCCAGTGTTAACAATTATTCACTTGTCTCATGCTCTCTTCCAACTGGCAAAGAAGCATCCCCTGCcacattttacattttcttgAAAATGTACCCTCGTTGTGAAATGAATTGCAGATGCaaattagctaactagctaactctGGTATAGAACTAGTTCTGTACATGGTCCCTGTCAACTAAACTAATAAACTAAACTAATCTAATTGACTTGCTTGACGGTGTTGTTTTTTCTCACAGAGAGCATCAGATCTAGCGGAGATGATCACCCGTGTCATCAGAGAGGGACTGGAAGGCCTGGTGCTGAAGGACCTCAAGGTTAGTCACTCACAACACAGCTCTCATATCTGCACTATGAACTTCAGTTAGGATGACTGAAGGTATGGGTCACATTCATCTGTACTTTCTTAAAATAGAATTTCATCGATTTTCACAGATCTTTGTTTCTCGAGAggaagtactgtcggtatgaaaaaacaaaaaaaacaatctacctacctacctcgagttgctgcagccaacaactAGAGCTGCCAGCACAGTGCTATACTCTGGGGGCATTaacatcgtttttttttttcgtaccgacagtactcggtgacctcgagaaactgagatctatgtgaaaaatcgctaaaattctcctttaaagctgcagttcgcaagtctgacagattgaggggacttagccaaaatgtttaatgtttacaactctcatgcccctcccccactaccaccgagcaccctctcatcgagtttgtgctcgtcagtgcgcaccagactgtgattgacagtcagatctcacacagccctgctctgattggaccagaagaaccgggagctgtggatttttgcaaaacaaataacaggctctaggtggaggtagaagtgcgggtttttttctaaaagcggctgatttatgttgttctgtcggagcatagtgtcggtttcagtgaatatgatataaaatcttgccaactgcagctttaaggtaTGGGTCATATTCCTCTGTACTTTCTTAATCTTAAAAGGACCCCCTTTATTCACACTTCTCGAGATGATAAAGAACTTGTCAGTACCATGAAGAACAAACTCCAATATGTTATGGTGAATGAACTTGCTGTTTAATGGTAGAGCAAGCACTCTATGCGtttcaacatttattttgcACATATAACATCTGCTGATGTTTGTGATAGGGTGCCTATGAGCCTGGGAAGCGCCACTGGTTGAAGGTGAAGAAGGACTACCTGAACGAGGGTGCCATGGCGGACACAGCTGACCTGGTGGTGTTGGGAGCCTTCTATGGAAAAGGCTCAAATGGTGCGTTGTAGTCGTTTACAGCCTGGGGACTGGTAGCACATCCCTATTTGTGTGGAATAACTTGGTCAACATTCTCTCAGCATTTTCTCTTCAACATTCTTTCTGGTGGTGAACATCCTTCATAACTTGCTTTTGAACAAATGGCTTTTTAAACAGCCATCTTAAATCTTTTGATGTGTAAGCACAGTCTGCTGCAGATTAATACATTTATCTAGCTTCTTGCAAAGGAGATCAGTGTCTGTTGTAATAGTTCCCGGAATAGTCCCTCtttttttgtgatgtttttGCTAATTTGTCCAATTGAAAGGTATTACCTCCTTTGTCTTCCTTTTTGCTTTACCTCTTGGCATAATGTTATAAATGCCACTATGCCATTTCATTAAAATGAATCCTTATGAAATATTATTACAAAATAGTCACTGGAGCCAGTTGTGAACAGTGATTAATCCTCAGTTTAGATTTCCAAACCTGTTGTCTTGTCTGTTGATTTCCACATTAGTCCATTATATTGGTCTTTCCACAGGTGGAATAATGTCCAGTTTCTTGATGGGCTGCTATGACCCTGCATCAAAGAAGTGGTGCACAGTGACCAAGTGTTCTGGAGGCTATGACGACGCCACTCTGGCCAGACTTCAGAAGGAGCTGGATGTGATTAAGATCAGCAAGGTAGAGGAACCAAGACTAGTGCCATTCTGTGCATTACCTTTCATAGTAACAGTCCACAGCAACATGGCCAGTGACATTTACTGTTTTATTTCCTTGTTTTCAGGACCCAAGCAAAATCCCTGGCTGGTTAAAGATTGTTAAGAACTATTACCCAGATTTCATTACCCGGGACCCAGAGGTGCGCATCCATTTAAGGAAGTGGGGAGGATCATTATTTGGTGCTTTGACATTTAAACACGTCTTAATGGAATTATCACTCCTGACATTTTTGAATATTTCATAAACAGCAAGCACCGGTGTGGGAGATCACTGGAGCTGAGTTTTCCAAGTCGGAGATGCACACGGCCGACGGAATCTCCATCCGCTTCCCGCGCTGCACGCGTATCCGTGACGATAAGGACTGGAAGACTGCCACCAACCTTCCTCAGCTGAAGGTGCAGTGTGTGATGCCTACTACACCAGTACTATCAATCCAGACATGCAGCTGAACGTAGATTCCTTACAGCTGGGTCAGGAAGGTCTTCAAAGGGTTTTAATCCGCATGCTTCCTCTCTCGTGTCCAGGAACTCTATCGCATATCGAAGGAGCGCTGCGACTTTGAGGTGACTGCGGGCGACGCCAAAGATAAGGATGATGGGAGCTCCTCTGGTGGGGCCAGTGGTGGCAGTTCTCCGCCCTCCACATCACACGCTAAACCCACCCCCAGCAAAGCCCGTGAGTAGACTCTTACAAAGTCACTGTGGAAAAAGTAAGCTATTACTGAATTCATCATTCATAGTGGGAAACTTTTTTTCGTTTTGCTATTAAAATTTACGACTGAAATGTATTCATCATGGATCGTGCATTGGCTGTGTATTCATTTCATTATGCAAATGCTGTGGGTTATCAAGCTCTTTTTACAATACTCAGGTGCCAGTGCTGCTCCTCGGGCGAAGCAGGTGAAATCAGAACCCCCACCCACTCCCTCCCCTGCCAAGAGGAAGATGCCTGCAGAGGACCACAGCAGCAAGAAGGTACAGCTCCATCACTTGCAAACCTATGCAGTCCCACTTACTAAATATTTCATATATGTCTAAATGCGCCAAATTCCCCCTTTCAAGGCTGATTAGTTGCTTTGTTTATTTGGTCTCGCGTTTCAGATTAAGACTGAAGTTGTCCATAGCAATGGGCAAAGCAAAGGGAAGAGCAGCTCCACCAAGGTGATTGAAGCAGGTCCTGAGAAGGTGAGATAGCATTCAGTTCAACTTCAACTTTGCCATGCAGATGTCATCAGTGCTTCCTTTATTATGTGGGTACACGGTACAGTGTGATGTTTTggggtatgtgtgcgtgtgtcatacacacacgtaaAAAGTAGCATTTTCTTTCATGTATTCTTAACATTTGTCATTGTTTGCGGCAGACGCTTCTGGACATTTTCAGTGGCGTGAAGCTCTACCTGCCAAAGGGTATCCAGGACTACGACAAACTCCAGCGCTACTTTGTGGCCTACGACGGAGACTTGGTCCCAGAGTACGCCGCTGCCACAGCTACCCACACACTAACCGACCCCGATGAAGACAGTCAGGCTCAGAAAGTCACCTCCAACTGGATCTGGAAGTGCATTCGCAAGAGGAGAGTGGTTCCCCCTTGCTGATCAGGGCGGGCGTCGACCAATGGAGACATGAACTGCTTTTCAGATGAATAAAAGTGCCCTTCAACAGTAGTGGTTGCCTCAGAAACTACTTCCATCATATGAACAATACTATCTCTTCCAGTGCATCCGGGATTGTTTTTCATGACCATGTATAAAACTTTGTCAGTATTGTAAGCTGCCCCGGTTGGTgggatttttttaaaacacataaacatgccTGTTATCTGGGATTTGATACCATGAAGACATAAGGAGCAGAGATCCTTCAAtctttatatttattttgtttttaggGATCAGGTGTGCGATTTTTGCTGTATTAGCTACAGCATGGATATCAAGTAGATTATTTTCTGGAAGTAGTTGGTAGTTTTGAGGTATTAAGGTTACAAAAAGTATATGTACACTCATTTAGAAGATTAAGCGATATTAATGGGTAGTTTGTCATGTCTAGtagtttttctttgtcattctGTATGGGTCAAATTATATGAAGAATGTTAACTGAATGAATGGTAAATGATGAAATAAACCATTTTGTGAATGGCTTTGATCCTGAAGAAACAAGGTGTGATGTGCTCTTGTATAACTGATATTGCTGATCATTATTTTGAGACTATatataagtgtatatatactcttttgatcccgtgaggggaatttggtctctgcatttatcccaatccgtgaattagtgaaacacaaacagcacacagtgaggtgaagcacacactaatcccggcgcagtgagctgcctgcatcaacagcggcgctcggggagcagtaaggggttaggtgccttgctcaagggcacttcagccgtgcctactggtcggggttcgaaccggcaaccctccggttacaggttcgaagtgctaaccagtaggccacggctgcccccgacTGTTGACTAGAAGTGATGCACTGTCCAACTCCCTTTACCCATCCAGTCTGGAAGCCCACAAATAACAGTGCAACTAAGCACCAGCGGGAATCCTTGggtgagttaaaaaaaaaaaaagtttctgtTAAACTTTGTTTGCCAAGCTTTCAGTGTGAGGCCCACAGCAGTATAATTTTCAGACAAATACTCCTTAGAATGTATGTTAGAGTGGAGAACATAACATTGCATGGTGGGTTAACATTGTATTTAAAAAGCAGAGTTTTCCCTGCCAAAAAAAATGTTAATGGTTAAGCAGTGATGATATAGAAATTATTTGGATTGTGACCGTTTGTGCTTTATTGATATACTGTACAAGCAAGTTTTTAAATGACTAAGGTATTTTTTATTTCCTAAATGTAAATCTAAGTTTGCACTGCTTTACAGAGTCTACTGATGAAACAACAACCAATTTATGGCTACATCATGCAAGACATACATCATGTCTTGTTTAAAAATAGACATGGTTTTCATTAACTTACTTCTCATGACCTCTAACTTTAACAACACTGATGGCATCTTACACATTAAATTGATAATTGATAGACAATTTCTCCATATTAGGCAATTCAATGAATGAACTATGTAgctgaataatttaataattagCTGTCTGaatgcaaatacttttaaaaAAGTTTTCACTGATGTACTAAAACCACATTTCCATATTTCAGTATTAACAAAAACTCACAGAAAACACAGTATGTTCACCAATATTATTGATGAGTTGAGAGAGAACAAATAATAATCATTGAATGAATGAAGACACAAACTTGTACGTTTATAGCTAGATGAATAAGCATTCACCCAACCCCAGGGCTGCCCCCGTCCAGTTTTCTCTTGCCTGAAGATCCAGCCTTCATATCTTCAGGTGCTCCCCAGCATCTCAAGTCAAATTCTTCTTCCAGTTGACATGACTACAACATGACG encodes the following:
- the lig3 gene encoding DNA ligase 3, whose product is MHSICLRKALHTIRNPAATLLREHIIWRFGSTQYFPQYPHPPTLHWGCHPSHYHCFDRIPPSRKFGTSSRFYIHLSWPQRLSERPDMAEQRFCVEYAKRGTAGCKKCKDKIMKGLVRIGKIVPNPFSESAGEMKEWYHVKCIFEKLERARATTKKIEDITDLEGWEELQDDDKDLINKLVSDLAAKTNASPKKKVQAKLNTSGQLSAPPADPSLNAPRKFSGFTATKAGTSASPGPSAMKPSQGSALSTQLCDPNHKDCLLREFRKLCAMVAEHSSYNSKTQIIQNFLKKGSGGDKFKGDLYLTVKLLLPGVVKNVYNLNDKQIVKLFSRILNCNQDEMVRDLEQGDVSETVRMFFEDSKSFPPSNKSLLTLQEVDASLTRLAQLTKEDEQQNELQDIAKKCTGNDLKCIIRLVKHDLKINSGAKHVLDAVDPNAYDAFKASRNLGDVIERVLRNQQDASNGTGPRKSLSVEATLMTPVQPMLAEACKSVSMAMKKCPNGMYSEIKYDGERVQVHKNGDHFSYFSRSLKPVLPHKVAHFKEFIPQAFVGGHSMILDAEVLLIDTNTSKPLPFGTLGVHKKAAFQDACVCLFVFDCIFFNGVSLMDKPLCERRKFLHDNMVEVPNRILFSEMKHVTRASDLAEMITRVIREGLEGLVLKDLKGAYEPGKRHWLKVKKDYLNEGAMADTADLVVLGAFYGKGSNGGIMSSFLMGCYDPASKKWCTVTKCSGGYDDATLARLQKELDVIKISKDPSKIPGWLKIVKNYYPDFITRDPEQAPVWEITGAEFSKSEMHTADGISIRFPRCTRIRDDKDWKTATNLPQLKELYRISKERCDFEVTAGDAKDKDDGSSSGGASGGSSPPSTSHAKPTPSKARASAAPRAKQVKSEPPPTPSPAKRKMPAEDHSSKKIKTEVVHSNGQSKGKSSSTKVIEAGPEKTLLDIFSGVKLYLPKGIQDYDKLQRYFVAYDGDLVPEYAAATATHTLTDPDEDSQAQKVTSNWIWKCIRKRRVVPPC